Part of the Fretibacterium sp. OH1220_COT-178 genome, GTTCCCCCGGACTTTTCGGGCTTCTTCGTGACGATGTTGATGACGCCGCCCATGGAGGCGCCCCCGAAACGGGAAGGGATATAGCCGCGATACACCTCGATGCGTTCGACATTCTCGACCGGGATGGTGGAGAGGTCCACCGCCGCCTCGCTGCCCAGGTTCATCAGCACTCCGTCCACGTAGACCGCCACCTG contains:
- a CDS encoding TonB-dependent receptor plug domain-containing protein; amino-acid sequence: MDGVLMNLGSEAAVDLSTIPVENVERIEVYRGYIPSRFGGASMGGVINIVTKKPEKSGGTLSLGAGSWGRVRGGLAWNAPLGDGSLFLGVNHDRTDGDFKYPNDNNT